GCCTTCCATTACATGGCGGTTAAGTTCAAGCGGTTCTACTCTTCCTTGACTGGCAAAAAGTTGTTTGTGTCTTCCAGCAAGAGTTTGGACCCGAACAGTGTTGATTCGTCTCTCAAGTTAGCTATGGAGATTCTGAAATGGAGCGAGGAGAGAGCGAACATTTGCATGAGTGAGTACTCTATGTACAGCACCGAGCCAAGTTCCTTCTCAAATTGATGTTTGTCACATTATAAATAAGCAAAAGTCTCTTAGTGTAGATGTGTATAGATTTTAACAAGCATAAAATTTACAGACGAATCTCTGTGTAAGAACAGTTTTACAATGTGAGTGATTGGTGTTGGTCGAAAATGTATCGAACCTGCTCTTCAGCACTCAACAGCACGTTCTTCACAATCCAACCTTGTTCTTGCATTTGTTTATACAGTTCGGTAAAGTCATCTCGTGCAGCTAACTTGCTCTCTCCTACGAGTAAAGACCAATCTTGCAGCGTCAAGTCGTCCCTTCTCTTCAATCTATTGGTTACAAAGGCTTTACGTATGTAACATGTCTGAAACAAAACAACCAGAATGTTTTTATCAGTTGAAACTATCATGAACTCTGATGATATTAAGTTGAATCCTTTACCTGTAACAAACTCGTGATAACCTCTACACTGTTGGCTGCTTCACGCAGACAGATAACGATCCCCGGCTAGATATTTTACCAAGTAGTTAAAGATCAAACCAGAGAATCATGAGggatataatataataagaactCACCCTTGGTCTTCTTCTAAAAACTTGAGGGGAAAGCTCCAAAGTTATGAAGTACCATCATCATTGCAAAGTGATTGCATCGCCATCATCGATAGCTTTGGAATCTGAGCCTTTGGATCTAAGCATCCAATTCTGATTGGCCAAACCCTTTTGCTAGCTACAAACAACATATGAACCATTCAGCTTTACTAAACCCTCTACGTCATGAAGCGggttctctttttgttttttcaccTCTGCTTCCTAAAAGATCAACTCCTTCCTCTTTACTCACTTCAGCAGGGGAAGGTACTTGACGAGATTCAATCCATCTTTCCAGAATTATTTCAAGCCTATTCTGATAAGAAGAGGAAACACACAAAGCTCCTAACATAAGAGTAAGAGTAGTCTCCACTGTTTGAGTCTCATCACCAAGATAACAAAAGGCTTACCTTGGTTAACGTTTGCAGATTGATATGCTTGAGCCCTGATAATGCCAAGGAGATCAATTGTGGAGAAACGGATACAGAACAAAGGTAGACTTGCCTGCAGTCTAGCACATAACAGCAAGTCAGAGATTCTAAACAACTCAAAAACTGAACTAGAATCTCATCTAACCTTTGGTTGTTTTGGAATAGCATGTTTAGAAGAACAGCCAGTAGGAGACCAAGGTTGTCAAAACACACTGTCTGAATCTGAAAAATCCACTAACAAAGTCAGATGTGATACAAACGATAGAGGATATGAGTAGGTTTCTCAAAAGAAAACCTGTGCCTTTGCAGAGACTTCACCGAGGTTATCCGCTACAGCAAAGCTTCGATGCACAGCTGACTGCACACGTGTGAAGCATTGTGAACACCAAAACTCAAAGAGGGAAAGTCAAAACGTTAGGGAAAGCCTTACACGGTTGCTAAGTAGCAGGAGAGGCTAATTTGTTTAGCAATGTTGGCGATGgaagctaggagaagaaagtaGTGTGGGAATACCGGAGTCATTAACTCAACTCCAATGCTCAGACTGAAGAGTACGGACGTCGAGAACCTAACTCTCTTGAGATTAGTGTCAAAGGCAGAAGCAAGACTTGCAGTGTATATACATCTACATAACCGTCCAAGCCCATCTTTGAGAATCCAATTAAACGCAGCAGATGAAGCAAGTGACCGAGACTGTCCAATCCCTATGGCTCTAAACATAGCCTATAACAACAATGAAACATCAACTCATGTCTGTTCGGTTCCAATCAAAAGTCATGACATTTAGGCAGTAAGTGGTTTACCTGAGTGGCAAGAACCTGAAGGGCAGAGCTGAAAACTCGGTGCAAGAACTTCCATTTGACATAACTTATATAGCTATCACTGACTTGTTTCGGTATAAAGAAGTCGTTAATCAGTTTCAAGAACCCAACGTGTGAAAACGGCGCCGTATCATCATCAACGTCCTCATCAAGGCATACGAGCTCAAAGGAGTCTCCTTTGAGGAAGTACCTAGAAGCTCTGCCGGAGGTTTTGATTACAATCGGGAGCCGACGAGTTACGTTACCGGGCACGACCTCTTTCGAAACTCTTCTTGCTGGACATCGATGGAGGTTCTCAGGGACTTGGTGGGTGGGGATTTTCTGGGGAAAGTGAAGATTGGGTATCGGGTTGAGGTTGATTGATGGGTTGAGGAAAAGACGAGAGCTTGGATTCGATTTCAGAGATGAATGCATTGATTGATGACCTGAGGTATTAAACGGTTTCAAAGGTCCATACAGGTGGGGTTTAGTTAGGGTTTAACACAGGGCAGAGGCAGGGAGGGAGCTTGATGACGATAAATAGGCGCGTGAGGTTGACTCGTTGCTTCTGTCACTAGAGTGTGGCTCTATGCTTGCGGTTTGAACCGACCGATTAcagatttttggtttttgattcgATATTGCAAATCAAATTAACTTAAAATAAGCtaagttatataaaaaattgaaattatccaaaatttgACTAGAAAAGCTATACAAAAAGAATTCAAGATGCTAGTAAGTATAGTGTGTAAAGaatgacggctagggttttggGAGGGCGATTTTCGTACGTTGAGTGAGGGAGGACAGGACGCAACCATGGAGGATATCGGTGGGAAGGAGAGGCCGCCGGGGGATCCACCGGATGTTCCTGGATCATGGGTGAGGAAAGTAGTAGGAAGCAGTGAAGGAGGGATGCCCGTACCAGAGGAAGTTGTTGATGAGAGATTTGTGGAGTCGAGATTGAGTTTGGAGTTCCCGAACGGGGAAGATGGAGAACCGGTGATAACAATAGGAGAGGAAGTGTTGACAGCAATGAATAGCTTGTGGAAGAGGTGCATGATTGTTAGGGTTTTGGGAAGAAATGTTCCAATTCTGAGCTTGAGACGTAAACTCATAGAATTATGGAAGCCTAAAGGGTCGATGTTTGTGATGGATCTCCCAAgacactattttatggtacgtTTTGAGTTAGAGGAAGAGTACATGGCTGCATTATCAGGAGGTCCATGGAGGGCGTTTGGTAGTTACCTTATGGTGCAAGCATGGTCTCCTGAGTTTGATCCGTTGAAGGATGAGATCGTTACGACGCCAGTTTGGGTTCGATTATCTCATATTCCAGTGAACTTCTACCATAAGACGATATTGATGGGCATAGCTAAGGGGCTAGGACGACCAATCAAAGTGGACTTGACAACCTTGAAATTCGAGAGAGCTCGTTATGCGAGAATCTGTGTAGAGGTGAATTTGAATAAGCCTTTAAAGGGGTCAGTGATGGTAAATGGTGAGAGGTACTACGTCTCATATGAGGGAATCTCTGCTATTTGCTCAATGTGTGGTATGTTTGGACATCTTGTCCACGCATGTCCAAAGAATGTTACGGAGCGAGCTCTTGCCCCGGTGCCTAGTCCTACTATGACGCATGCTGGGCCTGAATCCATGGGAAGGGAGACAGTTTACTCAGGTGAGACAGGCGAGGAGGAAGCCTGAGCAATCAAGAACTGTAGGGGCTCGATGCGACGTCAGGAGGAGCGGAGTGTGGGGGGAAGGAGAACACGGGAAGTACGTAAGGAGGGAGTGTTGGAGGAAATTAGCGTGTCAAATCGGTTTGGAGGTTGGAGGATGAGGGGGAGAAGGAGGAGCTTGCGGAGGTTGGTGTGAGAAAGgaaggaaataaagaaaatgagaacACCGGGAACCTAAACTGGGAAGGTCCGAGTAGGGTGCATGAGAAGACTATGACGTTTGTAGCAAATGAGAAGGAAGAGAACCAGGCCTCAATTCGATTGGGACCTAAAGTAAAGAAAGCAAGTAATATGAGAAGTACACAGTCTCAAAAGCCCAAATCAAAACTGATTGGGCCTACACGTGGACTGGTATACGGTCCAACTACAGAAGGGATCGACATGTCTGCTAGTGGAAAGAGACTGAGAGTAGAGAAAGAGAGTATCGGCCGACCGGGTGGAGTCTTCACCGGAGTTAGTGACGTAGAAGGGAAGGAGAGGAATCCCGACCAGGCTGAGGAGCAGAGGAGTATGCAGGTGCAAATTGCACAGATGGAGACCCCCCCGATTGCTACATCATATTCCTGTGTGGAGCAAGTGGGAGAGGCGTTGACGGGTACGGGGGCATAACGATTTGCCCCGTGATTCTAGGTGTAGACTATAGAAATCTGATGAAGTGCATTTTTTGGAATTGCCGGGAGCAAATAAACCCCAATTCCGTCGATCGATCCGATATATGGTGAAGAAATTTAATACTGATATACTTGCAGTATTTGAAACGCACGCTAGTGGAGCAGCTGCGGGTAGAATTTGTCAGAGATTGGGGTTTGAGAACTCTTTTAGAGTGGATGCGTGTGGCCAGAGCGGTGGTATGTGGCTTTTATGGAGATCGGAAGTAGGAGAGCTGGAGATTGTTAAGTCTTCTGATCAGTTTATCTATGCTCGAGTAGGAAGTGGGACAGAGGTGATCAATTTGATTGTCGTGTATGCTGCTCCTACGCCGAGTCGTCGAAGTGGTCTATGGACTGCCTTGGGAGAGGTGATTCAAAATGTTGATGGGCCGGTGTTCGTTGGGGGTGATTTCAATACTATTGTGAGATTGGATGAGAGAAGCGGTGGGAATGGGAGACTATCTGAAGATTCACTAATATTTGGAGATTGGATAAATGAGATGTCGCTCATTGATATGGGTTTTAGTGGAAACCAGTATACATGGAAGAGGGGAAGACAGAAAGTACCTTCGTCGCCAAGAGATTGGATAGAGTTTTATGTTGTGCTCAGTCGAGGCTGAAGTGGCAAGAGGCAAAAGTATCACATCTACCGTTCTTGGCCTCGGATCATGCCCCGTTGTATTACAACTCACGCCAGAGACCAAAGGGAATGCATGTCGACGCCCTTTCCGGTTTGAGGCAGCATGGCTACAGCATAGTGAGTTCAAAGAGTTGTTGCTAGCCTCGTGGAATCGGGAGATCGACACCAGAGAGGCGCTAGAGCGGCTGGGAGTAAAACTGAAACAATGGAATAAGGAGGTTTTTGGGAATGTTCAAAAGAAGAAGGAGTCCTTGGTTTCGCAGATTACGAAAGTTCAACAACAATTGATCTGCAACAAACAGAAGAGCTATTGGTAAAAGAAGGTGAGCTTCTGAAGGAGTTTGAATAGTTCTGGAACAGGAAGAATTATTTGGTTTCAGAAATCACGGAGAAATGGGTTACTCACGGGGATAGAAATACCAAATTTTTCCATATGTCAACGATCATTAGGAGAAGGAGGAATAAAGTGGAGATGCTAAAGAATGATGagatgatgttaggagttttcaaggctcctaagacaaatgttgtagtatagaagattgtcgaaccagttctgagggatatcaaagcactgagaatgcaagtactcacttaatctaagtgcaaccaatgatttagatgggttttaaactactactaaactagaaagcaataacagaatgatactttcttgactaagggaaaagagaactcatgggcatagggattagaccttgggtgatcaagtatcgaactaaagatggcaaatgatcaatcaaactatcaaccttaagcctagacacaattctaagcaagctctatgtctagatgaatgctcatttgctaacacatctcaaacatcaaatgtctttggttgaataatatgaaagcaatcattactaacaagtctattagctatcttagcacctttaacaacaaatgtctttggcaaagtatactaaaagcctaggagagttgtctcagacatttcatcaaacacctttgggtgggaaatgtctattgatcaacttttgagtggccaactcagaagatgcattatgaatactctactagcaaggaacaagaatgatctacactaaaacatcctagaactaacctaatcaccataatctccctaacccatgaattcaaaaggtgattactcactaatctccatgattcctcttgaacccatattggatttcagattaaccatgtagagaaatagataagaaatcaacaagaacacaagatgaaagcaatgaaatctgaatcaaaagaggttttttttactagttcttctctagaaaagagattattttacctccaatggcttacaaaagtacttaacttaggtttagaaagtgtaaaacatcaaaacaaatgaccaaaaggtccctgaaataacataaaaatcgtccaagcaaaaAACCCGGAGtgacctagcatagtcgctccagGAGGTCACTCCCGACGCGTTTTTTCGTGTCTCGGCGCGTCAAAACGCGAgtgacttgagctggtcgctctggctggtcgctctggctgggagtgacttgagctagtcgctctggctggtcgctctggctgggagcgacctcggtaggtcgctctgagaggtcactctgcgatgctcgaccaggatggatatgcctctagtaaattgatcataactccttcattacatctccaaatgacttgaaaccacttccattagaaagctaactcaatttccgtgtctccacaaaatcttagcaacaggagatttctctaaaggctccatccatgctcatctttcacctccttttggatcacaatgctcccaaaatctcaaatcactccatggcacactccaacacctaataggacaatgaatgcaaaatgcaacctagacatggctaaatcctaatctatatgatgaaaatgctcatggatgaatggataaaacaatgtaaatatgcaagatatcaactcccccaaacttgttcttttacttgtccacaagtgaactttctagaactcatagggagagaggttgaaggtgggagcacatagccaaaagaaacacaactagcactctcttattacactctagcttctctaggcctatctcaactcttattgctcttacactcatcatcaaacatccacacattcaaatcaaccaactctcacattcattaagcacaaaacattaggtgaattcttgcaaatggtcagttggtccaaatcatttggttgggtaagagaaggtttttattcaagtgattcaagaggttcaaaacatatgatctttaaggtggtttactctcgaaacaagtagacttgacattgcacataatatatctaagaaagggatcaactcatgcttacaatgctcaatctccattgttctacccttttcccaaacatacaattacacaatcattcccaaatgtcaaacccaactcacatctctcaccaaaagatcctaagaactttaactccttctccttgaaatctacaagggattttttcAGAACCTCAAAATATTtctagctcctaacaactttgctagcccctttttcttttctttttttttttttttttcttttttttttttttttttcgttttttttctttttcctttttttttttttttttttaggctgGGGGCCAGACTTtcaaaacttgagctagaggcttctctacttatcccaataaaacaattcacttaagcacaaagagtctattcttttcctttttcatttctcccaaatcataatcacaacactcacccccacctatagctagacaatagagtgcccaatctagcagaatgaagatcaagcattgtcgttcccgatactctcaacattatgcacatgtaagactttccgaaaaaggcctcactcatcaaacaatgaaagcttaaaaggaggaaaggttttgggagtggtctaccactagagtttgtcaaaaaaaatttgaaaagatgtgacaactcaagtgtgtatagccatgactcagtacacaagggaccatgagcaagaagcattaagttcgttcagttcaaataaggttgtagttggcttcaaagactgagtttcagcaatcaacaagtttcaggaagagttttcaaggctcgaaacatacaagtctttttgagaggtgcaaaagctactcaggtgcaacgtagtgttctttacaaggcatttaaaatcattgctcccaatgcaagtgaatgcaatctatatgctctagactctcctagaaatgcaaatgatgcaaactaaattgattttttttttttttttttttttttttttaatatgcaaataggtatgcaatgcatgactcaatgaaacaacatcaaagcaaacatgatcaaatacttggtacctcccccaaacttgagttacacagtctctgtgttgtcaagtagagagagataccgaaaagaagactaatatgcaaaaatgaaatggtatatacaagggagtgtgGGTTTACCTTCTatagggaatgagtagagggagatgctccctctcgtcatcctcaggtggtaactcttcaagatgctcatcagcaggagtgcccatctcttcaatgtagaaggcttgcccgaacacagttggtttcctcattttccccttgatgtcaaagtggaggatgttctctttacccaaatggagatcaatcgtgtcttccttcacattaacaatagctcctgctgtagctaagaatggtcttcctagaatcaatggatcttgagcctcctcacccatctcaagcaccacaaaatctgtaggtatctcataccttccaatcttcacagggatatcctctaagatgcccacagggtacttcactgaacgatcagctaacaccagagagagtatacacttcttgtactgagtgaatccaagcttctttgcaacagacaaaggcatcaagctgacactagctcccaaatcgcagagacttttctcaaataccataggtccaagagcacaaggtagtgtgaagcttcctggatcctctaatttctctggaacatcaagcctctggatgatggcattgcactcatgggtaagaatcatcatgccttccatctccttcttctttgcagctacaacatctttcaggaaattgttgtattgaggaatcaacatgaaagcatcgatgatgggcattgcaacctgagcttcactcatttgcttctcaaacagagctttgtacttctctagcagctgcttcttgaatctaccagggaatggaagtttgggttcatagggaggaggaacaaaagaactttcacttgctggagtaacaacttcaccatcctttactgtcttcttctcttcccaacctttcctttacctttggcttccactatcttttccaagatctcgtcattgatcttctcatcaacaatcaccacttcatcatctatgttgatggcaaccccctcacctagtttctcagcatccttggtgagggttttaggaggtaactgcttaccactcctaagggtgatagctttggcctccttggggttttggtcaaactttccaggtagagatccttgctggcgattctggtgagtgttcatggaagcaaactgattctctaaattcctgactgtagaagcaaggtgtgagaatttgttgttgagctcattgtagctcccatcaatcttggtatgaaggttcttcaactcataaccaatatgcttctcacttctagtctgagactccaagatttgtttcagtaaggtatcagtgctgctctcttgaggagcagaggaaccagacgaggagttttgctgaggctgatagctgccttgctggttgtttcttggcggatagccactctgttggttgttgggataggatttctgttggtagttgttgtactgaaaattgggctcctttttgtaccagctaccattattgttgatgaaacacaactcctcttgaccttccaaaccctcaacctcattgacagcaagtggatcttcctgcttggagttaccaacaaacttcagctgctcttgggttgctttttcagcaatgagtaggtcgatcttgtcttccaaagctttgatctctttcctcgtctgcttatcatctgttctactgcctctgtcgtggtctccactgtagactgcatcactctttaccatgttgtcaaccagctcttctgcatcctcctcagttctccccaagaagaacccattgctagctgtatccagtctggctctgtacttaggaagagcaccacggtagaatgtgctcagcaagctctccttagaaaagccatggtgtgggcattgagcttggtagcccttgaatctctcccaggcttcactgaagccttccaagttcttctgttgaaagctggaaatctcgtttctcagcttagcagttcttgaagtagagaaaaacttctccaagaatgctttcttgcagtcatcccaagtggtgatggagtcactgggtagagacttcccccactgacgtgccttatcccccaaagagaaagggaatagcttgagttttaaggcatcttcggacacaccattggtttttgacaacccacagtagctgtcgaacctgtccaagtgatcaaatggatcctctagtgccaagccatgatacttgttgttctcgatcacattgaggagtcctgacttgatctcaaagttgttgactgccacagcgggtgctcggattcccaatctatgaccatgaatgttgggacggtcgtaagtgccaatgggtcgagctgctcgctgttggttttgaggtatgtctcccatatcagtactcaatctctgcaagtgagcctgttgctcttcttctcttctatttctagcacactctctctctaaagctctgatgtctgcagctattggaactaggtttgatggacccctgctcctcaagttcatacacctgtagattaaagggaggtgaaaaaagagaatcaataacaaaagaaaataaaaatgacttagtctcaagcaagtgactaaatctcaatgttcaaatctactcagaatttggcaacggcgccaatttgatgttaggagttttcaaggctcctaagacaaatgttgtagtatagaagattgtcgaaccagttctgagggatatcaaagcactgagaatgcaagtactcacttaatctaagtgcaaccaatgatttagatgggttttaaactactactaaactagaaagcaataacagaatgatactttcttgactaagggaaaagagaactcatgggcatagggattagaccttgggtgatcaagtatcgaactaaagatggcaaatgatcaatcaaactatcaaccttaagcctagacacaattctaagcaagctctatgtctagatgaatgctcatttgctaacacatctcaaacatcaaatgtctttggttgaataatatgaaagcaatcattactaacaagtctattagctatcttagcacctttaacaacaaatgtctttggcaaagtatactaaaagcctaggagagttgtctcagacatttcatcaaacaccttttggatgggaaatgtctattgatcaacttttgagtggccaactcagaagatgcattatgaatactctactagcaaggaacaagaatgatctacactaaaacatcctagaactaacctaatcaccattaatctccctaacccatgaattcaaaagtgattactcactaatctccatgattcctcttgaacccatattggatttcagattaaccatgtagagaaatagataagaaatcaacaagaacacaagatgaaagcaatgaaatctgaatcaaaagaggttttttttactagttcttctctagaaaagagattattttacctccaatggcttacaaaagtacttaacttaggtttagaaagtgtaaaacatcaaaacaaatgaccaaaaggtccctgaaataacataaaaaatcgtccaagcaaaacacccggagtgacctagcatagtcgctccagGAGGTCACTCCCGACGCGTTTTTTCGTGTCTCGGCGCGTCAAAACGCGAgtgacttgagctggtcgctctggctggtcgctctggctgggagtgacttgagctagtcgctctggctggtcgctctggctgggagcgacctcggtaggtcgctctgagaggtcactctgcgatgctcgaccaggatggatatgcctctagtaaattgatcataactccttcattacatctccaaatgacttgaaaccacttccattagaaagctaactcaattttccgtgtctccacaaaatcttagcaacaggagatttctctaaaggctccatccatgctcatctttcacctccttttggatcacaatgctcccaaacatctcaaatcactccatggcacactccaacacctaataaggacaatgaatgcaaaatgaaacctagacatggctaaatcctaatctatatgatgaaaatgctcatggatgaatggataaaacaatgtaaatatgcaagatatcatgaGAACAAGTGGATTTCGGAGGCTCGAGAGCTTGAGGAGCTTGCGGTTAGCTATTTTAAAAAGCTATACTCGTTGGAAGACGTGGAGACTGAGCCCCATGACCTACCTATGAGGGGATTTGTGAGTATCACTAGCCAAGAACATACGGTTTTGAATAAGAGATTCTCTGCAGAGGAAGTGGAGAAGGCGATTAGAGATATGGGAAGTTTCAAGGCGCCAGGACCAGATGGTTCCCAACCAGTCTTCTATCAAAGATGTTGGGAAACAGTAGGTGACTCTGTGGTTAGGTTTGTTCTTAATTTCTTGAGACGGGACATTACCGGAAGGAACAAATGATGCTCTAGTTGTCTTGATTCCGAAAATACTCAAACCAGAGAGCATTACTCAGTTTCGCCCGATCAGTCTCTGTAATGTGTTTTTAAAGTGATAACAAAAGCTATGGTCGGGAGGTTGAAGGTATCATGAATAAGTTGATTGGTCCTGCTCAGTCTAGTTTCATCCCGGGCAGGCTTAGTGCTGATAACATTGTCATAGTCCAAGAAGCTGTTCACTCTATGAGAAGAAAGAAAGGGCGAAAGGGTTGGATGATCCTTAAACTGGATCTGGAGAAAGCGTATGATAGACTGCGCTGGGATTTCCTAGAGAACACACTAAGGGCAGCTGGTCTATCAGCAGACTGGGTTGGGAGAATAATGGAATGCGTTGCTGGTCCAGAAATGAGTATTCTGTGGAATGGTGAGAAATCAGAATCATTTAAGCCATCGAGAGGGCTTCGACAAGGAGATCCCCTGTCACCGTATCTCTTCGTACTATGTATGGAGAGGCTCTGCCATCTGATAGATGAAGCAGTAGTGGAGAAGAAGTGGAAGCCTATTAGCCTGTCGAGAGGAGGGCCGAAACTC
This DNA window, taken from Brassica napus cultivar Da-Ae unplaced genomic scaffold, Da-Ae ScsIHWf_2362;HRSCAF=3049, whole genome shotgun sequence, encodes the following:
- the LOC125600708 gene encoding uncharacterized protein LOC125600708, translating into MEDIGGKERPPGDPPDVPGSWVRKVVGSSEGGMPVPEEVVDERFVESRLSLEFPNGEDGEPVITIGEEVLTAMNSLWKRCMIVRVLGRNVPILSLRRKLIELWKPKGSMFVMDLPRHYFMVRFELEEEYMAALSGGPWRAFGSYLMVQAWSPEFDPLKDEIVTTPVWVRLSHIPVNFYHKTILMGIAKGLGRPIKVDLTTLKFERARYARICVEVNLNKPLKGSVMVNGERYYVSYEGISAICSMCGMFGHLVHACPKNVTERALAPVPSPTMTHAGPESMGRETVYSGETGEEEA